One Poecile atricapillus isolate bPoeAtr1 chromosome 31, bPoeAtr1.hap1, whole genome shotgun sequence genomic window carries:
- the DMWD gene encoding dystrophia myotonica WD repeat-containing protein, whose translation MAAAAAAAPGPAEAPAAPPELKSRFRTREGSYRLLGPATAAAAAAASGAEPAGPAPPGPGALPPVRLSVVRLARNRSPPGGAAERSRVCCNLGRELHFYGGAGAGGRGSRRSLDLHRPIDKRVYKGTQPTCHDFNQFTAGAETLALLVGFSAGQVQYLDLAKKDSAGRLFNEERLIDKSKVTLVRWLPDTERLFLASHASGHLYLYDSEQPCTSSTPQYTLLTQGEGFRVFSSKSKTPRNPLLKWAVGSGPLNEFAFSPDGRWLACVSQDGVLRVFHFSSMLLQGMMRSYFGGLLCVCWSPDGRYVVTGGEDDLVTVWSLAEGRVVARGHGHKSWVNAVAFDPFMGGRGESPETPQDPSGVAYRFGSAGQDTQFCLWDLTQDVLESRGSLPRLRPAPGDPQLNLSALPRSLSRSNSLPQTGAGGPQISPRAPPALSAGRFATLTLRDPRGGGGGGGGGGGGGGGGGGGGGQPEKEQHKRYHSLGNISRGGGNAEKTPPGGGPGGSRGSLDMAKVLGTALCPRLNEVPLLEPLVCKKIAQERLTVLLFLEDCIVTACQEGLICTWARPGVSVSLGRGARRG comes from the exons atggcggcggcggcggcggcggctccgggcccgGCCGAGGCTCCCGCGGCTCCTCCGGAGCTCAAGAGCCGCTTCCGCACCCGCGAGGGCTCCTACCGCCTGCTGGGccccgccaccgccgccgccgccgccgccgccagcgGGGCCGAGCCCGccgggcccgccccgccgggccccggGGCGCTGCCGCCGGTTCGGCTCTCGGTGGTGAGGCTGGCGAGGAACCGGAGCCCGCCCGGAGGAGCCGCCGAGAGGAGCCGGGTGTGCTGTAACCTCGGCAGGGAGTTGCATTTCTatggaggggcaggagctggaggacgCGGCAGCCGGAGG TCCCTGGACCTGCACCGGCCCATCGACAAACGCGTCTACAAGGGCACCCAGCCCACCTGCCACGACTTCAACCAGTTCACGGCGGGCGCCGAGACGCTGGCGCTGCTGGTCGGCTTCTCGGCCGGGCAGGTGCAGTACCTGGACCTGGCCAAGAAGGACAGCGCCGGGCGGCTCTTCAACGAGGAg cGCCTCATCGACAAATCCAAGGTCACCTTGGTCAGGTGGCTGCCGGACACCGAGCGCCTGTTCCTGGCCTCCCACGCCAGCGGCCACCTGTACCTGTACGACTCGGAACAACCCTGCACCTCCAGCACCCCCCAGTACACCCTCCTGACGCAAGGAGAAGGCTTCAGGGTCTTCTCCAGCAAGAGCAagacccccaggaaccccctgCTGAAGTGGGCGGTGGGCTCGGGGCCGCTGAACGAGTTCGCCTTCTCGCCGGACGGGCGGTGGCTGGCGTGCGTCAGCCAGGACGGCGTCCTCAGGGTGTTCCACTTCTCCTCCATGCTCCTCCAGGGGATGATGAGGAGTTATTTCGGGGGTCTCCTCTGCGTGTGTTGGAGCCCCGACGGTCGTTATGTTGTCACTGGTGGTGAAGATGACCTGGTGACGGTGTGGTCGCTGGCCGAGGGCCGGGTGGTGGCGCGAGGACACGGCCACAAGTCGTGGGTGAACGCGGTGGCCTTCGATCCCTTCATGGGTGGGCGAGGGGAGAGCCCcgagaccccccaggacccctcggGGGTGGCGTATCGCTTCGGCTCGGCCGGCCAGGACACCCAGTTCTGCCTCTGGGACCTCACCCAGGACGTTCTGGAATCTCGGGGGTCCCTCCCTCGGCTTCGCCCGGCGCCCGGAGACCCCCAGCTCAACCTCTCGGCTTTGCCTCGTTCTTTATCCCGCTCCAACAGCCTCCCCCAAACCGGGgcggggggtccccaaatctcACCCCGAGCCCCCCCGGCGTTGAGCGCGGGGCGTTTCGCCACCCTGACGCTGCGGGacccccgaggaggaggaggaggaggaggaggaggaggaggaggaggaggaggaggaggaggaggaggaggccagcCCGAAAAGGAGCAGCACAAACGTTACCACAGCTTGGGCAACatcagcaggggagggggaaacGCCGAGAAAACCCCCCCGGGGGGTGGTCccggggggtctcgggggtctcTGGACATGGCCAAGGTGTTGGGGACGGCGCTGTGCCCCCGGCTGAACGAGGTGCCGCTGCTGGAGCCGCTGGTGTGCAAGAAAATCGCGCAGGAGAGGCTGACggtgctgctgttcctggagGATTGTATCGTGACAGCGTGCCAGGAGGGGCTGATCTGCACCTGGGCACGGCCTGGGGTCTCTGTGagtctggggaggg GTGCCAGGAGGGGCTGA